The following proteins come from a genomic window of Hydractinia symbiolongicarpus strain clone_291-10 chromosome 2, HSymV2.1, whole genome shotgun sequence:
- the LOC130629975 gene encoding tonsoku-like protein — protein sequence MTNFKSLSTLDRGNSLPDLLEVPDKHNEDLPRRSSLTNDHSSGKQDVKLGEKLYKQKSTRQKDSLMQKIFKSDKSKKGGVSSPVIKNRKFSLPVMTSSLRNKMVVTAINDDTSTSSTDNDDEKELVRSYSSEDCLKNKDEKIDALSKYTYRSVVETTSKQKKLRHSFSSKKKSSNLKKKSALHNAVLEGNTPLVAKLLDQSNCDVNEIIRPGLSPLHIACASGNKKILELLIDNGADLSLKNCSDLTPVQISALFGHFEATQLLISHGADSKDIHHGIKNNVRYT from the coding sequence ATGACTAATTTCAAGTCGTTGTCAACATTGGACAGGGGTAATTCCTTACCTGACTTGTTAGAAGTTCCGGACAAACATAACGAAGACTTACCGCGACGATCCAGTCTGACGAATGATCACAGTTCTGGGAAACAGGATGTCAAACTTGGAGAAAAACTGTATAAACAAAAATCAACACGACAAAAAGATTCGctaatgcaaaaaatatttaaaagtgaTAAATCGAAAAAAGGGGGTGTAAGTTCTCCTGTTATAAAGAATCGGAAGTTTTCTTTACCCGTCATGACGTCATCTTTAAGAAACAAGATGGTAGTTACAGCTATAAACGACGACACAAGTACATCATCTACAGACAATGACGACGAGAAGGAATTGGTTAGAAGCTATAGTTCAGAAGATTGCCTTAAAAATAAAGACGAAAAGATCGATGCTTTGTCAAAATATACTTATCGAAGCGTAGTCGAGACAACTTCtaaacagaaaaagttgcgTCACTCTTTTTCAAGCAAGAAAAAATCAAGCAATCTCAAAAAGAAAAGCGCTCTTCACAATGCAGTGCTAGAAGGTAACACCCCTCTAGTGGCTAAATTATTAGATCAATCGAATTGTGACGTAAATGAAATAATTCGCCCTGGGTTATCTCCTTTGCATATAGCTTGCGCTTCAGGCAATAAGAAGATTCTAGAACTCTTAATAGATAATGGAGCAGACTTATCTCTTAAAAACTGTTCAGATTTAACACCAGTGCAAATATCAGCTTTGTTCGGACATTTTGAGGCTACACAACTGTTAATCTCACATGGTGCGGATAGTAAAGATATCCACCACGGTATAAAAAACAACGTTCGGTACACGTAA